One genomic region from Papaver somniferum cultivar HN1 unplaced genomic scaffold, ASM357369v1 unplaced-scaffold_103, whole genome shotgun sequence encodes:
- the LOC113327552 gene encoding uncharacterized protein LOC113327552 translates to MVNGHWLHHYNNSKLFHIDAIGSDHLPILLVTNSNVYQGKKPYRYFKCWFKDPTCQQNIKDAYKTNLRGSHAFKMVNCLRNVKYELRKWNKNHYGNIDQKVHSLTNQLSILNNNPYSIQNNEAIMEVEQNLELAQKAQESFYAQKSRVDFIKIYDKNTYYYHTNVNRRGHFNHISSLKLANGLWSEDRDTLEDLLVTHFKNISTTTNPILNDNFLNCIDSCITNEEDDKLLSPITLDEIRNTN, encoded by the coding sequence ATGGTGAATGGTCATTGGCTGCATCATTATAACAACTCTAAATTGTTTCATATTGATGCAATAGGCTCTGACCATCTGCCAATTCTCTTGGTTACCAACAGTAATGTTTACCAAGGAAAAAAGCCATATAGATATTTCAAGTGCTGGTTTAAAGATCCAACTTGTCAGCAAAATATTAAGGATGCTTATAAAACTAATCTTAGAGGTTCCCATGCTTTCAAAATGGTCAACTGTCTTAGAAATGTAAAATATGAGCTAAGGAAATGGAACAAAAACCATTATGGTAATATTGATCAAAAAGTTCATTCTTTAACTAATCAGCTCAGTATTCTGAATAACAATCCTTACTCTATTCAGAATAATGAGGCCATAATGGAGGTAGAACAAAATCTTGAGTTGGCTCAAAAAGCTCAAGAATCCTTTTATGCTCAAAAATCCAGAGTTGATTTCATCAAAATTTATGATAAAAATACCTACTATTACCATACTAATGTTAACAGAAGGGGACATTTCAATCATATTAGCTCTCTAAAATTAGCAAATGGTCTTTGGTCTGAGGATAGAGATACTCTGGAGGACCTACTTGTTACTCATTTCAAAAATATTTCCACTACCACTAATCCTATCTTAAATGATAATTTCTTGAATTGCATCGATAGTTGTATTACTAATgaggaagatgacaagcttttgaGTCCCATTACTCTTGATGAGATTAGGAATACCAATTAA
- the LOC113327553 gene encoding uncharacterized protein LOC113327553 yields MATWTSPGPNGFPPGFYKQNLALLENDVWETVKFFISTKHLLKEMNHTFISLIPKVNKPNSPSDFRPISLCNSNYKIISKIIVNRMKPLLSKLISPYQAAYIPGRNIQNNVVIAHELVHTMKKKDRCDIMGLKLDMSKAFDRVEWSFLSVVLKRFGFSDHWCQLIFPCISTTSISILLNGSPCNSFSPTRGLRQGDPLSPYLFILCTEAFSRYLIHAENSKLIHGLKVTKDAPSISHLLFVDDCLLFTKTTHSESNNLMSLIKDFSSISSQMINFEKSACFFSKNVLPDHCVSLIRSMNVRKIELNEKYLGIPLFLARNRTESMSHLNTHHDSRVSNWKVKSVYKLLALELPHNSVQNPDIDTYKALWKSSLLPRTQLFLWKCIERILPTGSKLARYSNTHNDRCSLCNLNASETPEHMLLHCSYAKNVWSHIPVASQFVSQDFDTNISVKDWITKWLSSSQLQPHSDVVLTTSWSIWKDRCAKVFENASLNPMATAKTAIKIASETVGLLVSSSMPNTVNSDAPDNDSNFLQNTLHNSIVIFCDASYDKDTNKSGIGIVAFNSTGTFKGCKLVSRYAASPEGAESAALLEAAKWIREKNFDVVYLVSDAKTVMAYLNNCRGQTSWSSCGFLEDCLFLLKDVNIIQFKHIKRDRNRAADTAAKYSRVGNVTREWDDLNCPFFLQNYVNSQ; encoded by the exons ATGGCCACATGGACTTCCCCTGGTCCTAATGGGTTTCCTCCAGGGTTTTATAAACAAAATCTGGCTTTGCTTGAGAATGATGTTTGGGAAACCGTCAAATTTTTTATTAGCACCAAACATCTTCTTAAAGAAATGAACCATacgtttatttctttaattcctAAGGTAAATAAGCCTAACAGTCCTTCTGACTTCAGGCCTATCTCTCTTTGCAATTCAAATTACAAAATAATTTCTAAGATCATAGTTAATAGAATGAAACCCTTGCTCAGCAAACTAATATCACCTTATCAGGCTGCTTACATCCCTGGTCGTAACATTCAAAATAATGTGGTGATTGCTCATGAGCTGGTTCATACtatgaaaaaaaaagatagatGTGATATCATGGGtcttaaacttgatatgtctaaggcctttgatagaGTAGAATGGTCCTTCCTTAGTGTTGTTCTTAAAAGATTTGGCTTTTCTGATCATTGGTGCCAACTTATTTTCCCATGCATAAGCACTACTAGCATATCTATACTTTTGAATGGCTCCCCTTGTAATTCCTTTTCTCCTACTAGAGGATTAAGGCAGGGAGATCCCTTATCTCCCTACCTGTTTATTCTGTGTACGGAAGCTTTTTCTAGGTACCTCATTCATGCTGAAAATTCAAAGCTTATCCATGGTTTGAAAGTCACCAAGGATGCTCCTAGTATCTCCCATCTCCTTTTTGTAGACGACTGTTTGCTTTTCACTAAAACAACACACAGTGAGTCAAACAATCTTATGTCTTTGATCAAAGATTTTAGTAGTATATCTAGTCAAATGATAAATTTTGAGAAATCTGCATGTTTTTTCAGCAAAAATGTGCTTCCTGATCATTGTGTGTCGCTTATTAGATCTATGAATGTTAGGAAAATTGAATTAAATGAAAAATACCTTGGCATTCCACTCTTTCTTGCCAGAAATAGAACTGAGTCTATGTCCCATTTAAACACTCATCATGACTCTAGAGTGTCTAATTGGAAAG TCAAATCTGTTTACAAATTACTTGCTTTAGAACTACCACATAACTCTGTTCAGAACCCTGATATTGATACTTATAAGGCACTTTGGAAATCCTCATTGCTGCCCAGAACTCAGTTGTTCCTTTGGAAGTGTATTGAAAGGATCCTCCCTACTGGCAGCAAACTTGCCAGATACAGTAACACTCACAATGATAGGTGCAGTTTGTGTAACTTGAATGCTAGTGAAACTCCTGAACATATGTTACTACACTGTTCTTATGCTAAAAATGTTTGGTCTCATATCCCTGTTGCTAGTCAATTTGTTTCGCAGGACTTTGACACTAATATAAGTGTTAAAGATTGGATAACTAAATGGCTTTCTTCAAGTCAGCTGCAACCTCATTCAGATGTAGTCTTGACAACATCGTGGAGCATATGGAAAGATAGATGTGCTAAAGTCTTTGAAAATGCTTCTCTAAATCCAATGGCTACAGCTAAAACTGCTATTAAAATAGCTTCTGAAACTGTTGGCTTATTAGTTTCTTCTTCCATGCCTAACACTGTCAATTCTGATGCACCTGATAATGATTCTAATTTTCTGCAAAATACTCTCCACAACAGTATAGTCATATTCTGTGATGCCTCTTATGACAAGGATACTAATAAATCTGGTATTGGGATTGTTGCATTCAATTCAACAGGTACTTTCAAAGGATGCAAACTAGTTTCGAGGTATGCTGCGAGTCCAGAGGGAGCTGAAAGTGCTGCACTACTTGAAGCTGCAAAATGGATCAGAGAGAAaaactttgatgttgtttatTTAGTTAGTGATGCCAAAACTGTAATGGCCTATCTTAATAATTGCAGGGGTCAAACTAGTTGGTCCTCTTGCGGCTTTTTAGaggattgtttatttttattaaaagatGTTAACATCATTCAGTTTAAACATATAAAAAGAGATCGGAATAGAGCAGCAGACACTGCTGCCAAATATAGTAGAGTTGGGAATGTAACAAGGGAGTGGGATGATCTCAACTGTCCCTTCTTCCTTCAAAACTATGTAAACTCTCAGTAA